The Geomonas ferrireducens genome includes a window with the following:
- a CDS encoding MFS transporter, which produces MNDTGINGEELAAQYDPPRHRHTLQVLTCCLIGFICFLGAYMRIPVLPLLASGIGAGTTEIGLINAAFMLSAGILAVPAGLLSDRIGIRPVLLTGLALMSCASLLIPFCGTPLLLGVIYLVFGMGLSAFTPTMMSSVAKVVPRSHVGRAYSWYTTAVYLAMTIGPASGGWFGRIIGIREVFFVSGGLILLALAAVLFFRPGQGEEHHAHAEEHPEHLSGVFSNRRLMAALVGTLGGCFGFGMFISFLPLHARAQGLNVGEIGIVFAAQALMNVLLRIPFGRLSDRVDRGLMSGTGLLVCAVAVMLTGPAQGMAALIACACLLGAGMGVCFTALSSLVVVVTPPKQRGLGLGLYNSCVYLGMMLSSATMGIVIKRTSFSLGFMVTGAATFVMALLFFCLYRTVVSAPEKTGAAR; this is translated from the coding sequence ATGAATGACACCGGCATAAATGGCGAAGAGCTCGCCGCACAGTACGACCCGCCCCGACATCGGCACACCCTGCAGGTCCTCACCTGTTGCCTCATCGGCTTCATCTGCTTCCTCGGCGCCTACATGCGCATACCGGTGCTGCCGCTGTTAGCCAGCGGCATCGGCGCAGGCACCACGGAGATCGGTCTCATCAACGCCGCCTTCATGCTCTCCGCCGGCATCCTCGCCGTTCCCGCGGGCCTCTTGTCGGACCGCATCGGCATCCGGCCGGTGCTGCTCACCGGGCTTGCCCTCATGAGCTGCGCGTCCCTTCTCATCCCCTTCTGCGGCACGCCCCTTCTGCTCGGCGTCATCTACCTCGTCTTCGGCATGGGGCTTTCCGCCTTCACCCCGACCATGATGTCGTCGGTGGCAAAGGTGGTCCCGCGCTCTCACGTCGGTCGCGCCTACAGCTGGTACACCACCGCGGTCTACCTCGCCATGACCATAGGTCCGGCCAGCGGCGGCTGGTTCGGCCGCATCATCGGCATACGTGAGGTCTTCTTCGTGTCGGGGGGATTGATCCTGCTGGCGCTGGCGGCGGTCCTCTTCTTCCGTCCCGGGCAGGGGGAGGAACACCACGCCCACGCCGAAGAGCACCCGGAGCACCTCTCCGGGGTCTTTTCGAACCGCAGGCTCATGGCCGCCCTAGTCGGGACCCTCGGAGGATGCTTCGGCTTCGGCATGTTCATTTCTTTTCTCCCGCTGCACGCCCGCGCCCAGGGGCTCAACGTTGGGGAGATCGGCATCGTCTTCGCCGCTCAGGCCCTCATGAACGTGCTGCTGCGTATCCCGTTCGGCCGACTGAGCGACCGGGTGGACCGCGGCCTCATGTCCGGCACCGGCCTTCTCGTCTGCGCCGTCGCCGTCATGCTCACCGGTCCCGCCCAAGGGATGGCCGCGCTCATCGCCTGCGCCTGCCTCCTCGGGGCAGGCATGGGGGTCTGCTTCACCGCGCTCAGTTCGCTCGTCGTGGTGGTCACCCCTCCAAAACAGCGCGGGCTGGGCCTTGGTCTCTACAACAGCTGCGTCTACCTAGGCATGATGCTCAGTTCTGCAACCATGGGGATAGTGATCAAGAGAACCAGCTTTTCCCTAGGCTTCATGGTGACCGGCGCCGCGACCTTCGTGATGGCGCTCCTCTTCTTCTGCCTGTACCGCACCGTCGTCTCCGCTCCGGAAAAAACGGGGGCGGCCCGATAA